The Pseudomonas moraviensis genome contains the following window.
CGTGTTGCCGACGGTTTGCACGATATCGGCCTGATTGACGCACGGCACATTCAGCACAAAGGTGCCGGAGGCTTCGAGCAACTGGCGGGTCCAGGTGGATTTGTCGAGGACGACGGCGACTTTCGGCGGTTCGAAATCCAGCGGCATGGCCCAGGCGGCGGCCATGATATTGCGTTGCCCGTCGTGAGCGGCACTGACGAGAACGGTCGGCCCGTGATTGAGCAGGCGATAGGCTTTGTTCAGGGGTACCGGACGGCGGTGGGAGTCGCTCATGGGATCTGCTCCGGGGGAAAAGGAGCCGATTGTAGCGTTGTCACTGGAGAATCACAGAACCTGTAGGAGTGAGCCAGCTCGCGATAACGGTCTGCCAGTCAACATCAATGTTGAATGTCAGACCGCTATCGCGAGCAGGCTCACTCCTATAAGGGAACGATCAGTGCGGTGTCAATGGGAGAGCTGATTGGCAAACTGCCCCACCGCATCCACCACTTTCTGCGCACCGTCCTGAATCTCAACGATCACCGTGCCCGCCTCCGCTGCCAGTGCCAGGCCTTGTTCAGCCTGAAGCTTGCCGTCGGTCATCAATGCCACCGCGCTGCGGGCCATTTCCTGGTTCTGCCGCACCACGCCGACGATTTCATCGGTTGCCTGGCTGGTGCGCGAGGCCAGTTGCCGGACTTCGTCCGCGACCACGGCAAATCCGCGGCCCTGTTCGCCGGCACGGGCGGCTTCGATGGCGGCGTTGAGCGCCAGCAGGTTGGTCTGTTCGGCAATGCCGCTGATGGTTTTGACGATGGTGCCGATCACCAGCGACTGCTCGTTCAGCGCCTCGATCCCTTCACCGGCCGCTTGCATGTGCCGTGACAGGTCACGCATCACGTTCACCGCTTCGGTGACCACCGTGGTGCCGCGTTGCGCGGTGCTATCGGTTTGTTGCGAAGTGCTGTAAGCGATGCTCGCTGCGTCGGCAACCGCTTGCTCGCGGTTGACCTGATCGGTGATCACCGTGGCGAACTTCACCACTTTGTACAGTTTGTCGTTGGCATCGACCACCGGGTTGTAGGACGCCTCAAGCCACACCGTACGGCCATGGCTGTCGATCCGCTTGAAGCGGCCTGCGACGAACTCACCGCTGTTCAGGCGCCGCCAGAAATTCTGGTATTCGGCGCTGTTGTACTCTTCCGCGGCGCAGAACGTGCGGTGATGTTTGCCTTTGATCTGCGCCAGGCTGTAACCCATGCCGTTTAGAAAGCGATCATTGGCGCTGAGCACATTGCCGCTGAGGTCGAACTCGATCACGGCAGTGGAACGCACCAGCGCACCGATCAGGTTTTCATGCTCGCGTGAGGCTTCGATGGTGCGGGTGAGGTCGCTGGCGTAGAAGGAGATGTGTCTGATCCGGCCATCGGAGGCGCGTACCGGTTGCACGATCGAACGCAGCCACGCCTCGCCACCATTGCCGCGCAACAGGCGCACGGCGCCGGCGAAATGCTCGCCGCGGCTCATCGAGTTTTTGAAGCGCTGGTGGAATTCGTCGGTTTTAACGTGGGCCGGCACGATGTCTTCAATCGCCCGACCAATCAGGTCCTGGCTCTTGTAGAACATTTCATTGAGGAAGTTCTGGTTGACCGAACGAATCCGCCCGTCGGGCTCAAGGGTCAGCGCGAGCATTTCGCTTTCCAGGCTTTCCTTCACTTGTACAAGGCTGGAGAGTTCTTCACGGAGAGCGGCCAGCTCTTGCTTCAAGCGAGTATTGAACATGGGAAAGCACCGATGGCAGGTAGTAAGCGGATACAACCTAGCCATCGGCCTTGGAGAGTTTTTCTGAAGCCAGCTCAAGATCCGTCAGTCGAAAATACTGCAGCGCGGTCCGCTCAGGCCGCGCCCGCCGCCTGACACGGCCCCGTGCGCGGTATGCGTGCAGCGAAATACGCCGCTGTCAAAATCCCCACCGCGCCCATCACTGCACAGAACATCACGCAGATCCATGGGCTCCACGGCATCAGACCGATCAGCAGCAGCGGTGAGATACTCGCCCAGGCGGCGTAGGCAATGTTGTAGGTGAAGGAAATGCCCGACACGCGAATACGCGCCGGGAACAACCCGACCATTACCGAAGGCACCGCACCCACTACCCCACAAGCCAGACCTGCGACCGCATAGGCAATGCCAATCCAGTGCCCGCCCGTGTTCAAACAGCCATACAACACGCCAATGCCCAATGGCAGCAACAGGCTGTAGAGCATGACCGTACGCCAGGCGCCAATGCGGTCGACCAGCAGCCCGGCGATCACGCAGCCGATATTGAGAAAAACGATGCCCAAGGCACTGAGGCCGAAGGTGTGGCTGGCGGTCATGCCAAAGGTTTTCTGCATCATCGTCGGGGTGATGACGACGAACACCACCACCGCCGAGGTCAACACACAGGTGAGCAACATGGCAGGCAGCATGGCCAGCCGATGCTCACGCAACACCGTGCGCAGCGGCAGCTCGACCCGCGCCTCGCGTTGCGCTTCCATGGCCATGAACACCGGGGTTTCGCTGAGCCAGCGACGCAGATAAACGCCCACCACGCCGAACACGCCACCGAGCAGAAACGGGTAGCGCCAGGCGTAGTCGAGAATTTCGGCGGAGGTAAAGACTTGCGCGAGGAAGGTCGCGGTCAGTGCGCCGATCAGGTAACCGAAGGTCAGGCCAGCCTGCAAAAATCCGAGGGCGTAACCGCGATGCCCGATAGGCGCGTGCTCGGCGACGAACACCCAGGCACTCGGCACTTCGCCGCCCACGGCCGCGCCTTGCAGAATGCGCAGCGCCAGCAACAGCAAGGGTGCGAAATAGCCGATCTGTGCGTAGGTCGGCATGATTCCGATCAAGAGGCACGGCAGCGCCATCATCAGAATGCTCAGGCTGAAGACTTTTTTGCGGCCCAGGCGGTCGGCGAAATGCGCCATCAGAATCCCGCCCAGTGGCCGCGCCAGATAACCGGTAACGAAGATGCCGAAGCTCTGCAGCAACCTCAGCCACTCGGGCATTTCCGGCGGGAAGAACAGCTGACTCAGGGTCAGCGCGAAGAACACGAAAATGATGAAATCGTAGATTTCCAGCGCCCCGCCGAGCGCCGCAAGGCCGAGGGTCTTGTAGTCGGAACGGCTGAATGGCGCCGGTCGGGCTGGGGAGTGGGCAGTCATGACAAAGAACTCAGGCATCGGCAAAAACCAAGGCGCCCATGGTCTACGCAAATGCATGGATCGACAACCCGTCAGACCATAGTCTCGGTTTGCGAAAACCTGCTCAACAAAAGCGCTGCGCTTGATTTACTGTTAGGGCCTGTCTGCCGGGCGAATGCGACCCCCTGTAGGAGTGAGCCTGCTCGCGATAGCGCCGGTTCAGTCACCCGATGTGTTGAATGTGACGACGCTATCGCGAGCAGGCTCACTCCTACACAGGGATCTGTGTTTCGCCCGCAAGATCAAAATAACCATAAAAATCCGAGGTACATCCCGTGGCCGTTGATATCGAAGATAGCCGCTCTGCGCGCTTTGCCCTGCGCTGTTCCAGTTTTGCCGAACGCTGGTTTCCCGATTCCTGGGTATTCGCCGCGCTGGCCGTCATCATCGTCGCCCTGGCCACCCTGGCCATGGGCGCCAAACCCACCGCTGCGGCGATGGCCTTCGGTGACGGTTTCTGGAGCCTGATCCCGTTCACCATGCAGATGGCCTTTGTGGTGATCGGCGGCTATGTCGTCGCCAGTTCACCCCCTGCGGTCAGACTGATCGACAAACTCGCCCGCATCCCGAAGAACGGCCGTTCCGCCGTGGCTTGGGTGGCATTGATCTCGATGGTTGCATCCTTGCTCAACTGGGGTCTGTCGCTGGTGTTCGGCGGATTGCTGGTGCGCGCCCTCGCCCGTCGCACCGATCTGAAGATGGATTACCGCGCCGCCGGCGCCGCTGCGTATCTAGGTCTGGGCGCGGTGTGGGCGCTGGGCTTGTCATCCTCGGCCGCACAGCTGCAGGCCAACCCCGGCAGCCTGCCGCCGTCGATCCTGTCGATCACCGGCGTGATCCCGTTCACCGAAACCATTTTCCTCTGGCAGTCCGGCGTCATGCTGCTGGCGCTGATCGTGATCTCGATCATCATCGCCTACGCCACCGCGCCCGGGCCGAACTCGGCACGCGACGCCGAGGCCTGTGGCATCGATCCGGCCTTCAACCTGCCACCGCTGCAACCGCGCACTCGCCCCGGCGAATGGCTGGAACACAGCCCGTTGCTGATCATCGTGCTGGTGCTGCTGGCCGCGGGTTGGCTGTTCCACGAGTTCTCGACCAAACCGGCGATTACCGCGATTTCCGGCCTGAACACTTACAACTTTCTGTTCATCATGCTCGGCGCGCTGTTGCACTGGCGCCCGCGCAGCTTCCTCGATGCGGTGGCCCGTGCGGTGCCGACCACCACTGGCGTGTTGATCCAGTTCCCGCTGTACGGCTCAATCGCCGCGCTGATGACCACGGTCAAAGGCGCCGATGCGCAAACCCTCGCGCACCACATTTCCACCTTCTTCGTCAGCATCGCCTCCCACGACACCTATGCGCTGCTGATGGGGGTGTATTCGGCGATTCTCGGGTTCTTCATCCCGTCCGGCGGCGGCAAGTGGATCATCGAAGCCCCCTACGTGATGCAAGTCGCCAACGACCTGCAATACCACCTCGGCTGGGCGGTGCAGATCTACAACGCGGCGGAAGCGTTGCCGAACCTGATCAACCCGTTTTACATGCTGCCACTGCTGGGCGTGCTCGGGTTGAAAGCGCGGGACCTGATCGGCTTCTCGTTCGTGCAACTGCTGGTGCACACGCCGCTGGTGCTGCTGTTGCTGTGGGCGCTGGGGACGACATTGGCGTATACGCCTCCGGTGATGCCGTAGGTAAACTTTAATACGCCTGTCTGCGGACAGGCGTATTCAACCTTGAGCGGTCGGAAGGGACTTCAACAGTGCAGGCAACGCAACCTGAACGGTTTCCCAGACAACGTCCAGATTGATATCGAAATAACCGTGAGCAATTCGATTACGCATCCCACGCATGCTGCGCCACGGCACCTGCGCGTTTTCAACAGTGAGCTCAGGGTAACGATCCATGATCTTGGTCGCTGCCTCTCCAATGATGATCAGGCTCATGATCACCGCTTGTTGCGTTCTCTTATCTTCAGCGAATTCATCTTTGTTCAGGCCCTCGACGAAGATAAGCGCATCGCTCGCGGCCTGACGAATATGTTCAAGATAATCATCTCGCCGGTTCTCTTTCATACGGGTCGCGCCTGATCAAGCACCTGCTGACGAAATTTCACTGGCAGGTCGCCGGGGGTCAGCACCTCGACCGCAACACCCAGCAGGTCTTCGAGCTCAACCTGAAGTCCGCCCAGATCAAAAAGCGTCGTGCCGGGCAGCGGGTCAACCAGCAGATCGAGATCGCTACCGTCCAGATCCGTCCCCAGCAATGCTGAACCAAATACACGCGGGTTGGCCACACGAAAGCGCCCGATCACTTCGCGGACGGCGGACCTTTGCATGTCGAGAGCAGTAGAAGGCTTCATGACTCACCCTTGGAAAATTCAATGTCGCTGCAGTCTAGCAGTGCGGACGCACACCAGGCAGCGTGCTTGTTGGCACAGCCGTAACAATATGTGCGCTGCTTGGTAATACCGCATTCAGGCAAGGATCCACACTCAACCGCTTTTCTGTCAAACACCACTGATCCACTATGAAGCGCCCCCAAATCGGGGGGAACCCACGCTGAAAAGGATCTGAGCATGCTCAAACTAGCAGGACTTACCCTCACCGCGCTCGCGCTAAGCGCCGCCGTCCACGCCGATGTCGACGTGAAACTGGGCAGCACCGAGCGCGTCACGCGGCTCTTCGCCTACCCCAACAATTGCAGCGTGATCTGCTTCCGTAACTGGACGCTGGAGCAGACCGTCGCTCACTACCTGAGCCAGAGCGTGCAGCGCGATGGCTACGCCGATGCCAAGGTGCTGGTGAAAACCGACAACGATCAGCTTTACGCCGAGATCAGCGGCGTGCCCGATGGCTACGACAAGCCACTGTCAGCGTTGCTCGACGCCGGGGATCTGGCCTTTACCGGCGCCAGCAAGCTGAATGCCGATGGCAAATGGGCCTATAGCTGGTATCTGTTCCTGCCGCTGGGCATGGCCCTGGAAAATCGTAAAAGCGTCGAGCTGCTGCACTTCCCGCCGGATTACTCGCTGACGCAGGCGCAGGATTACCTGCGCTCCAATACCACCGATCGCTGGGCAACCTTGCTGACCGATAACGGCATCCCCGCCGAGCAGACGCCGGCTTACCAGACCATCATCGACATCGCCCCGATCGCCGCGCCGTCCAATGCCGGCGGTGATCTGGAGGACGTCTACGACTACTTCAAGGATTACCAGACCACGCTGGTCAAGCAGTTCAGCCAGACCGCCAGCGGCACGACACTGCCAATGGTTGCGTTTGGTGCGCCGGTGCGTAACTGGATCAAGGAGCAATACGGCCCGACGGTGGGCGTGCTCGGGCTGGCGACCATCAGTCCGAGCGAAGGGGTGAAAGTGCCGGTGCTCGGTTCCAACCATCCGAGCTACATCTGGTACGCCGCCGATTCGAAGAGCTATGCCGGCGACGATGCCCAGGCCAAGGCTGACGCGGCAGGCCTGAAAGTCATGGGCCAGGATTTGAGCGCCGCCTGCTGGCAGGCCGGCATGGGCAGCAAACCGGGCAGCGATGCGCAGGCCACGCTGAGCAGTTGCACGCAAACGTGGCAGGTGACGCAGAAGGTCAAAACCTGCGAGTTGTTCTATACCTCGATCCGCGATCTCAACGCCGAAGAAGCGGCTGCCAAGTGCGCCACGCCACCGGTCAAGACACAACTGCAGCAGTTGAAAGCGCCCCTGCCCGCGGCCGCTGTGCCCGCACCGGCTCTGTAATCCTGGCTGGAGCGACCCCGCGTCAGTCAATGCTGACGCGGGATAACGTCGATCACGCCTGTCAGGTTTGACAGTAGACCGAATGTGGCAATTGCGCGACGCTTGGATCCAATCATGCATCGCCAGGCGAGGCATGGGCACAACCCGGAGGCACTCCCCACCAACAAGGATCGTTATGAACAATCAAGCCATGGGCCGGCACCCGCCCCGCGATACCGAAGGCATCTATCCCTTCGCCGGACTTCCCGTGCGGCTGGGCTTTCCATCCTGCGACGACTTTCAGATCATCCGCGACGAACAGGGCATGGCCACGGCGGTGGTCGCGCGCCGCGAGTTTCTGCGCATCAGCCGAATGTGCCGGGTTTCCGGGCAGTTACTGCCCTACCGCAGTCGACAGACCCGTCAGCTGCAATCCGGCATCCACGTTTACGACCCACGGTTCTGCGGAGTGCTGGAACACGCCTGCGACCCGAATGTATTTCTCGACATGAGTGAGTTGTGGCTGTGGGCCTTGAAAGATATCCACAGCGGCGAGCGCCTGAGCATTGATTACGCATCGACCGAAGACAAGCTGCTGCGCCAGTTCGCCTGCGATTGCGGCTCGCCGCGCTGCCGTGGCTGGATCACCGGTTACGACGAACCACCCACGCCTGAAGGCCAGCGCTTTTTACAGCGCTGGCGTCATGCAGGCCGGGGCTGAGCGCCGCGGTTACGGCGCGCCGACCGGACGCAAGCGGTATTGCGGCGGCAGTTGCTCGAAACCACTGATGGTGGTGTTCAGACTTTTCCAGCGGCCGTCCTTGATGCCGTAGATGCAGCCGTGGATCGACAGCGGCTGCCCGCGGTGCCAGGCGTTCTGGATGATGCTGGTGTGCGCGACGTTGGCCACTTGCTGGATCACGTTGAGTTCGCACATCCGGTCAACCTGCTCTTCTTCGGTCGCCAGCCTGGACAGTTCCTCACGTTTCTCGTAGTACAGATCGCGGATCGAACGCAGCCAGCCGTCGATCAGGCCGAACTGACGGTCCTGCATCGATGCGCGCACGCCGCCGCAGCCATAGTGGCCGGTGACGAGGATGTGTTTGACCTTGAGCACGTCGACGGCGTACTGGATCACCGACAGGCAGTTGAGGTCAGTGTGAAGGACAACGTTGGCGACGTTGCGGTGCACGAACAGATCACCCGGGAGCATGCCGACGATTTCGTTGGCCGGTACCCGTGCGTCGGAACAGCCGATCCATAGATATTCAGGAGTTTGCTGACGCGCCAGTTTGGCGAAGAAATCCGGGTCTTCCTTGGTGATCGCGTCAGCCCAACGCTCGTTGTTATCAATCAGGTCTTGTAGATCGTGCATGGATAAGGCCTCAAGAAAGATGCGCAGGTTTGATAGACGACCACCCGTCGAAGTCACGCCGCCAGCGCAAAGTGTTTCCGTTGGAATTCTCGCGCGCCCGGTGAGTCCACTCAGTAAGGCCCACAGTATGAGGAATTGCCATGACTGATTCACGACGCCCTTATGATGCGGTGCAACCGGAACCCATCGATGATAACGAAGACCGCATGGGTTCGGTGCACGAGCTGGATTTCGACGATGAAGAGCCCAGCGCGAAGATCGGTGATGAGCTGCCCGAGCGTGAACGTGAACAGCTGATGCCGGCTGAGCGGGTGCGCGAAGCGGGCATGACCGGAGCTTCGGTGGATGATCACCAGCCGACTGACGATGACCTGAGTCCGGAAACGCTGATTCGCCAGGACGGTGCACGTGATGCCGATGAACTCGGCGAGGGCAATCCAGCGGATTGGGATTTAAGCGAAGTCGGTGAAAACGACATCGGCGGCGGTGACGGACTGGATGAGGCGGAACTGGCGGATCTGGATCCGCTGGATGGCAAGCGGTGATCGTTGTTGCCTGATGGATTGCTATCGCGAGCAGGCTCACTCCTACAATTGGAACGCGCTCACCTGTAGGAGTGAGCCTGCTCGCGATGCCTTTAAGCCTCAGTCAACCAGGGTGCAGGCCATTACCACCGCATCCTCACGCCCCCCCACCGCCGGATAATAATCGCGACGCCGGCCAATCTCGTTGAACCCATAACGCTCGTACAATTTGAAAGCGGCCGTATTACTGTCGCGCACTTCCAGAAAACATTCCCGAGCCTGAGCCTTGTAGGCAATCGACATCAGGTGCTCAAGCAGCGTCAACCCCAACCCACGCCCCTGATTTTCCGGTTTGACCGTGATATTGAGCAGATGCGCCTCATCAAGAATGATCTGCACCACGCCATGGCCGACTTGCTGCTGACCTTCGAACATCAGCCAGATCTGGTATTTGCCCAGGCCATCGAGAAAGATTCCCCGGGTCCACGGATGGCTGTACGCGGCGTATTCGATCTTCAGCACAGCCTCCAGGTCCGCCTCGGTCATCGGGCGAAAGGTTACAGCCTCACTCATCGGATTGTTTCCAGCGCGCCATCAGCCGACGCATGGCTTGCCACACAGCAGCCTTGCGCTGTGGCTCTTCCATTAACAGTTCCAGACCGGGAATTGCCCAGGCCAGGCCCAGGCCTTCGATCTGCAGTTCACTATTGAACGCTTCGGCGTCCGCCTCCCCGGCAAACTTCACCGCCGGCAAACCGATCAGCCATAAACAGGCGCAGGGTGCTGCTTCCATCTGTACCGAGAGGAAACCCTGCACGAAGTCGCGCGCCGCTTCCGGGCCCTGATCCAGCGTGCCGCGATTGAGCCACGGCCAGCGCACCGGCTCGCCGACGATCTGCGGCGCATCCGGCAGACCGGCGGCGCGCAGCATGTCCTTGAGCAGCAGGTAGGCTGGATCGCGACTTTGAAACGCGTCGCCTGTGGGTAACTCGACCAGCAGCAGGCACCGTCCGGCACGCAGCAGTTGCAGGGCGAAACGCGGCGGAGGCACGGGCGCAGGCTTGACCACCACCGGCGTCTCGTCGACTTCTTCCACCGGTTTGGCGCCGTTGCGGGTGCTCGCCAGCGACGGACGCGGCACTTCGATTTTCGGCCGCTCGGCCGTGCGCGCGGCAGGCTGCGCCGGTGCTTCGGCCTGAGGCACCGGCGCAACCGGCACCTCGACCTCAGGCTCGGGCATCTCCAGCAGCTCGGGCCGCGACGGTGCGGCGAAAGGCAGTTCGGTGCGCGGCAACCAGTTGACCACCTGCATGGCGTTCAGATAGGCGCGGCGGCGGGACTCGATAAGCAAAGGTCGGCCACTTGTGGATAACGAAAAGTGCGCTGATTCTACCGCCCTTCGCACAAGATCGCTTGCTGTTGATCGACAGCCTGCGCTGCGCCGGGCCGCTGCGTGTTGGCCAAAGAATGCGACAGCCCGTCCCGAGAGTGAATCGCCACGCCTGTGATGCAGTACAATCGCCGCTTTTAATCGCCAACCAGCCGGCCATTCCGATGATCGAACCCAAGCGCGTCTTGCGCGCCCTCGCTGAACACTGGGCACTTCTGGAGCCACTGTGCGAGCACTTCGACCAAGGCACCCTGAGCCTCAACGAACTGCGCACGCAACTGGCCGCCCAACAACTCGACAGCACGCCGCAGGACATCACCAGCCTGCTCGACGTGTGGATTCGCCTCGATATTCTCGTTCCGGTGGCGAAAAGCCCGAACCGTTTCGAGCTCAACGCGCAGATCCACGACTTCCTCGCCTACCTGCGTCGCGAACATCGCCTCGGCCTGTGCCTGGAAATCGAAGCCTACCTGCGGCATCTCGAGCGCCTGGCCGGTTACATCCAGGATGCGTTCGACGTTCGTGACGGCAACGACCTGGCCCGCCAGTTGCGCTTGCTCGACATGCGCGTGCGCGACGTGTTGAAGAAACTCGACAACGACGAACAGGCATTGGTGGCCGTGGCCGAACGCGCCAAGACCAGCGACCGGCAGATTCCGCTGCGCCAGCGTTACGCCGAAGTACTGGCGACGTGGGACGAATACGTCGAGCCGATGATCGATCTGGTCAACGCCGACGGCGCCTTCGAACAAGGCGTGCGCAAGGTCGAAACCGTCCTGCTGAAGATGCTCAGCGAACAGCAGCGCCTCGGCCATCTGGTCGATGACGACATGCTCCTGCGCACCCACGCACGCATCCTCGAAATGCAGACCAGCGCGCAACTGACCCTGCGTCATGCCCGCGAACTGCTGCTGCCGTTGCGTGAAGAAGCGCGTCGGCACAACGCCGTGACCCGCGGCGCGGCACTGGCGCTGGCGGCAATTCGCCGTAAAGGCATCGACGCCGTGCCGCAAGCGGCGATGCCACTGTTCACCCGGCCGCAGAGCACCTTCCTCGGCAGCGCCAGTCAGGTCGAAGCCTATGTTTACGCCCTGGCGCGTTTCGAGCCGAAACCGGCGCGCTTTCCCAAGGCGCACAAAACCCAGAAGACTGGCGACGCTCCGCGTGCACCACGCACCGTGCGCGAGATGGTCGATCGTTGCGAAGAGTCATTGCCGATGCCAGACCTGATGACCTGGCTGCTGGAGCAGGAACCCGACGGCGCCACCGACGAATTGCTTTACTGGTTCTCGCGCCTGTCGCGGGAAAAACGCTTCAAGCGCGAGCGTCTGGAACGTCGCGAATACCACACTCACGAGCACCAGGTCAGCCTGCGCTCCTTCGCCCTGCTCTCGGCCAGCGATAACGCCGCCGAGGATTCTGCGAGCATCCCCCATGCATCTTGATCTATCCGAACTGTCGCAACTGGCGCCGATCTTCCGCGAGTTGTTCAAGGGTTACCACGTCAGCCGCCGCGATCCCGAGCTGTACGCACAGCTGTCGAATTTCCAGGACCAGTACCGCACGCTGTTCAAGGCGCTGGGCTTTGAACTGGTCTGCGACACCCGTGGTTTCTACTACTTCGTGCCGGACATGGCCGCCGCGGCAGTGAACAAGACCGCCCAGCGTCTGGCGCTGTTCACCTTCATCCTCGTCGAGCACCTGGCCGATCAGGGCCGCGACCCGATCGCCGTGCTCGATGGCGGCAGCCTCGGCCGCGAAGAGTTGCCGTCGTTGCTGGATAAATACCGCGACCTGTTCCTTCAGGCCGAAGTGCAGACCGTCGAAGAACTCGAAGAAAAAATCATGCGCCGCATGACCCAGCTCGGTTTCGCCGGCGAAGAAAACGGTGTCTACCGCTTCCTGCCGCCGATGCATCGTTTCCTCGATGTGTGTCTGTCGGTGCAGCAGGACCGCGATCTGGCCGCCAGCGTGCACAGCGTTCTGCCGCTGCCGGCGCCGGTGCTGATCGACGAAGAAGCCGAAGCGAAATTCCTCGAAACCGACGATCCACTCGATCTCAGCGAGTTTGAAGAAGAAAGCGAAGAAGATGCACTGGCCCGCGCCATTGCCGAAGAACAG
Protein-coding sequences here:
- a CDS encoding methyl-accepting chemotaxis protein, with protein sequence MVDANDKLYKVVKFATVITDQVNREQAVADAASIAYSTSQQTDSTAQRGTTVVTEAVNVMRDLSRHMQAAGEGIEALNEQSLVIGTIVKTISGIAEQTNLLALNAAIEAARAGEQGRGFAVVADEVRQLASRTSQATDEIVGVVRQNQEMARSAVALMTDGKLQAEQGLALAAEAGTVIVEIQDGAQKVVDAVGQFANQLSH
- a CDS encoding MFS transporter, with the protein product MTAHSPARPAPFSRSDYKTLGLAALGGALEIYDFIIFVFFALTLSQLFFPPEMPEWLRLLQSFGIFVTGYLARPLGGILMAHFADRLGRKKVFSLSILMMALPCLLIGIMPTYAQIGYFAPLLLLALRILQGAAVGGEVPSAWVFVAEHAPIGHRGYALGFLQAGLTFGYLIGALTATFLAQVFTSAEILDYAWRYPFLLGGVFGVVGVYLRRWLSETPVFMAMEAQREARVELPLRTVLREHRLAMLPAMLLTCVLTSAVVVFVVITPTMMQKTFGMTASHTFGLSALGIVFLNIGCVIAGLLVDRIGAWRTVMLYSLLLPLGIGVLYGCLNTGGHWIGIAYAVAGLACGVVGAVPSVMVGLFPARIRVSGISFTYNIAYAAWASISPLLLIGLMPWSPWICVMFCAVMGAVGILTAAYFAARIPRTGPCQAAGAA
- a CDS encoding short-chain fatty acid transporter, with amino-acid sequence MAVDIEDSRSARFALRCSSFAERWFPDSWVFAALAVIIVALATLAMGAKPTAAAMAFGDGFWSLIPFTMQMAFVVIGGYVVASSPPAVRLIDKLARIPKNGRSAVAWVALISMVASLLNWGLSLVFGGLLVRALARRTDLKMDYRAAGAAAYLGLGAVWALGLSSSAAQLQANPGSLPPSILSITGVIPFTETIFLWQSGVMLLALIVISIIIAYATAPGPNSARDAEACGIDPAFNLPPLQPRTRPGEWLEHSPLLIIVLVLLAAGWLFHEFSTKPAITAISGLNTYNFLFIMLGALLHWRPRSFLDAVARAVPTTTGVLIQFPLYGSIAALMTTVKGADAQTLAHHISTFFVSIASHDTYALLMGVYSAILGFFIPSGGGKWIIEAPYVMQVANDLQYHLGWAVQIYNAAEALPNLINPFYMLPLLGVLGLKARDLIGFSFVQLLVHTPLVLLLLWALGTTLAYTPPVMP
- a CDS encoding DUF86 domain-containing protein yields the protein MKENRRDDYLEHIRQAASDALIFVEGLNKDEFAEDKRTQQAVIMSLIIIGEAATKIMDRYPELTVENAQVPWRSMRGMRNRIAHGYFDINLDVVWETVQVALPALLKSLPTAQG
- a CDS encoding nucleotidyltransferase family protein, which codes for MKPSTALDMQRSAVREVIGRFRVANPRVFGSALLGTDLDGSDLDLLVDPLPGTTLFDLGGLQVELEDLLGVAVEVLTPGDLPVKFRQQVLDQARPV
- a CDS encoding lysine methyltransferase encodes the protein MNNQAMGRHPPRDTEGIYPFAGLPVRLGFPSCDDFQIIRDEQGMATAVVARREFLRISRMCRVSGQLLPYRSRQTRQLQSGIHVYDPRFCGVLEHACDPNVFLDMSELWLWALKDIHSGERLSIDYASTEDKLLRQFACDCGSPRCRGWITGYDEPPTPEGQRFLQRWRHAGRG
- the can gene encoding carbonate dehydratase, whose translation is MHDLQDLIDNNERWADAITKEDPDFFAKLARQQTPEYLWIGCSDARVPANEIVGMLPGDLFVHRNVANVVLHTDLNCLSVIQYAVDVLKVKHILVTGHYGCGGVRASMQDRQFGLIDGWLRSIRDLYYEKREELSRLATEEEQVDRMCELNVIQQVANVAHTSIIQNAWHRGQPLSIHGCIYGIKDGRWKSLNTTISGFEQLPPQYRLRPVGAP
- a CDS encoding serine kinase/phosphatase, yielding MTDSRRPYDAVQPEPIDDNEDRMGSVHELDFDDEEPSAKIGDELPEREREQLMPAERVREAGMTGASVDDHQPTDDDLSPETLIRQDGARDADELGEGNPADWDLSEVGENDIGGGDGLDEAELADLDPLDGKR
- the rimI gene encoding ribosomal protein S18-alanine N-acetyltransferase — protein: MSEAVTFRPMTEADLEAVLKIEYAAYSHPWTRGIFLDGLGKYQIWLMFEGQQQVGHGVVQIILDEAHLLNITVKPENQGRGLGLTLLEHLMSIAYKAQARECFLEVRDSNTAAFKLYERYGFNEIGRRRDYYPAVGGREDAVVMACTLVD
- a CDS encoding energy transducer TonB → MQVVNWLPRTELPFAAPSRPELLEMPEPEVEVPVAPVPQAEAPAQPAARTAERPKIEVPRPSLASTRNGAKPVEEVDETPVVVKPAPVPPPRFALQLLRAGRCLLLVELPTGDAFQSRDPAYLLLKDMLRAAGLPDAPQIVGEPVRWPWLNRGTLDQGPEAARDFVQGFLSVQMEAAPCACLWLIGLPAVKFAGEADAEAFNSELQIEGLGLAWAIPGLELLMEEPQRKAAVWQAMRRLMARWKQSDE
- the mksB gene encoding Mks condensin complex protein MksB — translated: MIEPKRVLRALAEHWALLEPLCEHFDQGTLSLNELRTQLAAQQLDSTPQDITSLLDVWIRLDILVPVAKSPNRFELNAQIHDFLAYLRREHRLGLCLEIEAYLRHLERLAGYIQDAFDVRDGNDLARQLRLLDMRVRDVLKKLDNDEQALVAVAERAKTSDRQIPLRQRYAEVLATWDEYVEPMIDLVNADGAFEQGVRKVETVLLKMLSEQQRLGHLVDDDMLLRTHARILEMQTSAQLTLRHARELLLPLREEARRHNAVTRGAALALAAIRRKGIDAVPQAAMPLFTRPQSTFLGSASQVEAYVYALARFEPKPARFPKAHKTQKTGDAPRAPRTVREMVDRCEESLPMPDLMTWLLEQEPDGATDELLYWFSRLSREKRFKRERLERREYHTHEHQVSLRSFALLSASDNAAEDSASIPHAS
- the mksE gene encoding Mks condensin complex protein MksE — its product is MHLDLSELSQLAPIFRELFKGYHVSRRDPELYAQLSNFQDQYRTLFKALGFELVCDTRGFYYFVPDMAAAAVNKTAQRLALFTFILVEHLADQGRDPIAVLDGGSLGREELPSLLDKYRDLFLQAEVQTVEELEEKIMRRMTQLGFAGEENGVYRFLPPMHRFLDVCLSVQQDRDLAASVHSVLPLPAPVLIDEEAEAKFLETDDPLDLSEFEEESEEDALARAIAEEQESDA